The Fusarium oxysporum f. sp. lycopersici 4287 chromosome 1, whole genome shotgun sequence DNA segment CAGTCGTTGTTGAggaataaatataaaaagtttCTCTTGGGACAGGTTCTATGGTGGCATGGCATTTGGAGTTGCATTCGGCATTCTGGCTTTTGACGCTGAATATACACAGAGGGAAAAAATGTGATCAAAGCTTGAAGTCAACACAAACGACAATCGGTGCCTCGGCGTGAAGTGGTCTATGGACAAGGCTTTTTTTATGAAGGCGAAAATAATCATTTACGTTCTGACGTGATGATGCGAATGTTATGAGTCGTCGATTAGAGGGTCTGCTATCGACAATGGTGTACATGTTTCTGACCCTATCAAAATGCCCTGCCTTCGCTGTTAACCCAGCTGTGGAAATGCCATGCAATCCTGTAACCTAACAAGTCATCAAACCAAATTCCGTACACCTGGTACTCCTGTTCCTTTATACAATTATCAAAGCACCAACCCCTAGTAAAACCTAATTACTCGTCCTCAACATCCCTGTGGCGTGCCAggaccttcttcttgaactcctcaGTGTCCTTGTCCCACAGCTCGGCAGCCTCACCGTTGAGGGGTGAAGCACTGAGTATTCGTTAGTGACATGGTTATGGTCCAGGTTGAATTGTGTACGTACTTGTTGGGCTCGCCAAGCAAGCTTTGAAGGCTCAGCAGAACAGTTTGAATGTTGTAAGCAGCGGTCCACTTGTCCTTGAGAATGTCCAAGCAAATGCGGCCGGAGAAGTCGACATTAGGATGATAAATGGGTGTCTTGAAGAGCACCGTAGGAGCGGCGTAGGGGTAGTTTGAGGGGAATGCAaagctgagcttgaaggtCAAGCCAGCGTAGGGAGTATCGTCGGGGCCCTCAATGGTGGCAGTCCAAGAGAGGAGGTTTCCATCCGCACCGGGGAAGGCAGAGACGCCGGGAGCGGGCGACGTCATGAGTTGCATCAACTCGGTCTGCAGTCTGTCTAGAGTCAGCATCCGTAGCGACCATAATGTCTCGGGACGAGTATTCACCTCTTGGTTGTGCTCTGAGAGTCAGGGCCCTTGTGACCAGAGTTAAGCTTGGCGGCCTGGACACTGCCGGGAGCTGAGTTTTGGCTATCCTCCATGTTGTATTCCATTGTgggatgctgatgctgatgttgTTTCCTCTAGTATAACTGAGTATGAACAAATGCCGACAACCAAGAAAGcaacagaagagaagatgcGTTTATAGGTTGCTAGGGAGCGGTAAGGAATTGTTTATGTACAGACAACAATTCCGCAAGTGGAAAGAGGTGAAGATGGACGAATGCAGGGGCGATTGAGGGAGACAAAAAGACGTTGGCAGTGGCGTACGCGGGAAGGGATGAATGCGAATAGAAAGAAAGGGTTCTGAGTTGTCTTTAAACGTGAGACGATGCGCAATAGATGGTTTTGGATTGCGACAGAATTGAATAAAGGGAAGGGCAATGatttctcaagatcaaaggcTCCAACTGTTTACCGCAGCAACCAGCGCGACTAGGGTCCAGGTGAATGAAACACCACAGCCAATGGTATCCAATACAAGGCAGCAGCGCTGAAACTGTAGGGCATGCTTGTGCTGTGAGAGGATGCACAGGGCGCTAAGTGACGCTATCTTTAGGGAGCCCGGGTCGGGGTCTCACAGCAACAAAAAACACTTTACGCGGTGAATAGACGCGGATCAACGCGTGCAACTTTCTTGAGTTGTAACACCAGGACAATATCCTCAACTGAACGATTGGTTATTGTTGAACAAGAATATTAGCAACACAATTCAAACACTATCATAAAGCTACCTACCTTTACACCATGGTAAGTAGAACATTCCTTATTTAGCCCTTATCAATAGCGTCTATCAAGCTTTTCTCCAGTGACAGATCGTCAGTATCAACGAGATTGTGAATGATTCACAGCCATACCTAGTCACAGTTACTCAATCTGCTGTGAATCTCGATCTTGTATGGCTTCATTAGAGTTCTCATCACTAACACAAACCAATGAATCAGTCACAATTAGACCCTCTACCAACGGATCTTCCCTTCCGAATCGTCTCCAAGACCGTGGGTCGAGGAGCATATGCCTCGTTAGTTTACCCCATGTTTCACTCACGATAACCGAGATGTTCACTACTGACCTCAGCACAGCATCAAGAAAGCAATCCCCCTCGACGCCCCAACACCAGTATTTGCTGTAAAGCTCATTCACAAAGGCTATGCCGTTAAGCATGGTCGCATATCTACTAAGCAGTTGGCCATGGAGGTCTCACTGCATTCACACATCGGCCAGCATCCCAACATTATCGAGTGGTTCGCTTCAGGAGAAGATGACATTTGGCGATGGATTGCCATGGAGTACGCGGAAGGTGGAGATTTGTTCGACAAGATTGAAGCCGATGTCGGTGTTCGTGAGGACATTGCTCAAGTCTACTTTGTTCAACTCATCAGCGGCGTGAGTTTCATGCACTCCAAGGGCGTGGCACATCGTGAcctcaagcctgagaacatTCTACTCTCCCAAGATGGATCTTTAAAACTTGCAGATTTTGGTATGGCCACGATGTTTGAGTACAAGGGTCAGCGAAAGTTGAGCTCAACACTATGTGGCAGTCCACCTTATATCGCCCCTGAAATCCTTGCTTGTGGGCGTGCAGACAAGAAGTTACCGAACGCTGCCAAGTACTCACCAGATCTGGTCGATGTTTGGTCTTGCGGTGTTATTCTCTtcgttcttcttgttggcaaCACACCATGGGATGAGCCGTCACAAGGCAGCTGGGAGTTCCAGGAATACGTACGAACATCTGGTCGCAGCACTGATGCTCTATGGGGGAGGGTCCCAGCAGAAGCACTCTCTCTACTACGAGGGATGATGAGCATTGATTCCTCGAAACGCTTCAACTTTACTCAAGTGCGCCAGCATCCTTGGTACACAAGACACAATGCCCTCCTCAACTCGGATGGCCGAGTCACAGACCCCATTAACTTGGCGACACAGATGCTGGAGAATCTCCGCATCGACTTCAACCACCACCCTACATCCCAACCTTCTTCGAGCGACAATATGGACATAGATACTGGTCTCAATGTTGGAAAATTCTCCTCTACTCAACCAGAGACACCAATCGCTGATAAGGACTGGGATTGGGAGCGTCCTCCACTTCGCTCTATGGCCTCGCCAGCCTCATCACTCCCACATACTCACGATGCGAGCCGAGCAATGCTCGATACACTTGCCGACGAGCCATCTATGTCTCAATTCTCTCAGACTCCTGGCCCTTCTATGACTCTTACTCAACAAGCTCGTCGATTCCGCGACATTTGTCCCCCAGAGTCACTTActcgcttcttctcggctGTGCCTCCGGCCCACATCATTCAGATGATTAACGATGCTCTCCACCATCTGAACGTCCCCACGACGCATATTTCGCCTAATCCACATGGCAACCCTGTCGCTAAGATAAAGGTCAAAGCACTCGACGGTCGTCAACAAAGTTTGCATGGCGAGATTCAAGTGGACCGTCAGCCTCTGCCGGATGGCACCGAGGTCCTCGACATTCGCTtcgtcaaggtcaagggtgATCCTCTTGAATGGCGACGATTCTTCAAGAAGGTGGTTGTTTTGTGTAAGGATGGTGTATACGTCCCCGAGTCTTAGAGAGGAGAGGGACTGTCTTGTAAAGCTAGAACGAGACGCATTCATAGATGTCAGGATTCGACAGTTGGGCCATAAAGCTCATGATCAGATACAGCTATATACATAATGCGAGAACTTGAGATACCAACAGGACTCCCATAGCTCCTCCTAGGGGAGCAGGGGAGGCAATAAAACTTCAGATCTGCAACCTAAAggacaaaaagacttaggtaagtttatGATAACTTAGTGGTCCTTTAGACCAACTTTAGTCATTTCTGGTGCCCTGATTATATGTCAGAATGGGAGTCTTCGTACTCCCTGaggctcctcttcctcaagcgTTTGCCTTGTTATACTGTTCAACATGTAGCCCAAAATGATTAAATGTGTTTattccttcatcttcaattCCCCAACGCTCAAATTCCAACGACTGATTAGCATCTAATGAGTTTAGAATCTCATCCAAATCGATTTCCAAGTTTGAATAGGGGCCGGTTTCAGAAGTATGGATTTCTTGAGGTACTCGATTAGAGCTCTCAACCGGCAACCCATGAGGGCTAGGGCTTCTTGAGGGTGACTTTTGGGAGTCTGGTTGGCAAGTCTCCTGGCTTTGACTTTCGCGAAAAGACTCCATGATACCTTGGAGGACATTATTGGCGACATCGGTGATCGTTTGAGAAGTGAGAGTTTGCTCGAGAATTCCATCGACTAAACTCTCTATACGGGGCCTCATGCGTCTCGAAAACTCACGTCGCGCGTAGTCCTCAAAGTTGTCCAAGACGTTCGCCCCGGGGTGCTCTGTGTCTTGTTCGGGTTGTAAAGGACATAATTCGGGATCTAGGAAGCCGTTCAGTGACTGAGTGTCGAGATGACGGGATATAGACTTACATGGAGAAGGAATTGGATCATCGTGGGGGAAGAGAATCTTATACATCTCAACccacttctcctcttctgcaACTTGTGAAGCTTTCccattcttcctctttcggACACGCAGTAACctctcttgttcttcatcgattccttcttcttcaggctCTTCACTTTGTCTCTGGCAAATAGTGTCCGCTCGTTGATGTTCGTTTAGGTTGAAAGCTGATTTGAAGTCTTGCCTGCATCTGTTGCAGCGGAACTTGGGAAGCATGTGGCGTCGATATAGATGCTCTCTGCGCACACCGTTAGATCTTTTCTTCCATCAAGTACCTGGGTAAATTTGACTCACTTGACTCGATGAACAGAGGTCCACCCTGGCCAGCAGCAGCTTTTCCACTGGGATGTTTTGTACTTCTCACGATTATGCTTGAAGAAAGGACAAACATATCTGGTTTCGGTAGAATCACTGGTTTTCCCGCGCTTCTTCTGGGTTCGATCTGGTGTCTTGTCATCCTCCCCAAAACCATCATCAGAACCACTTCTCTGACGCTTTCTTCTGTTTTGACTGTTTGATGGTTCTCCAGCACGACTGGGTGCTCCGACAACTGGTGTAGAGCCACTACTGGAAGCTGTCTGGCCATTCTGAGCCCCGtgtcttctcagcatcaccTCCAGCCATTCTTGAAGCCTCGCGATTATTTGAGCCACGAGTTGATGCTTTTTTCTCTCTGTAACTGCCGACAAGGACGAGGCTTGGTCGCTGCTCCAGCAGGTTTCGGCACTGTCGGCCGAGGTCTCTCGACTATAGCCGCAGTCTGAAGGACCTGAAGATGCTGGTAAAGAGACTCTGGTCTCAGGAACTGACTCCAGAGTTGGACTGCCACAGACCTGAGATGAATAAACAGCCTGAGGATTCTGTTGAGATCCATACAGTTCAGCAATCCATTGATCAGGTCTCAGAGGCAGTAAGTTTGCCGGATCGGAGAAATCAAACCAGGACCCATAGACTTCTTCTGATGGGACATGAGTGCAGCTTTCATTCGTATTGAAAGCTGAACAGAAGCAACCGCTATCTGTCGATACACCCCCAGTCGACCACGAGGTCTCTGAACTTTCTGTTCTGCACATCTTTTTATTTTCGTCTGAATCCGAAGCCTCTATACTGAGCATCGGGGCAttcttcaagaagctgatCAGCTCTTCCGGAGCTGAAAAATCCCAGGTAGCCATCTCATCGTCGTGCTTTATGCCAGACATGCTGCATATGACGCTGAGCCCAAATAGGAGAGAATTTGTTACTTAGAAACGCAAAGAGAGAGATATATTCGATGGGATTGATCTTCTCGAATAATTATTCCTAAGGGttcgagaaggaagatgctAATAAGTTGTTAAACAACTTGGGGTATTGTGTTTTATATGACTAAGTAGTTAATTCGCAATTGCGCAGGTTCCCATCGGCGGGCGAACCATGCATGAGCGAAGGCAACAAACAGGCGAGCGTCCTGATCAGCCAGTAAGATGGGTTGAAAACAAGCCCATGACTCGGTTGTTATGGAAATGTACTCCTCTCATACAATATGGAGTAGAGGCATCGGATTTGGCAACAATGGACTGTATGCAAGTACAAGTAGATTGTACAATTTCACTACAACCAGGCTCGATTTTGTTGAATCAAGCCACATTAACAATTCGATGAGAACGAAATGGTATCTTCGAATTCAAACGCCAAGTCTATCCCCTTCCGTCTATTCTGTTCCGCTGGTGATCATCTCATGACCCGCATGGCAGTACAAATGTTCAACTCATAAATCAAATTGGTATCTTACTTCCTccttttcatcatcttcataGGCTCGCAAAGCCTGTAGGTCAGAGTTACAACCCAGAATCCCGTAACGCCTGCACGAAGAACTGCTTATCTAGGCACCGCAAAAAGTTCTCGTTAATGCCCGTCATTTGCAGCCCTCCATCAAGAAATGACTGGAATTCTTGTGCCTGGGACACAATAGAACTTGAGCATTGACTGCTACCGTCTTGTGGCTTCTGGCGACAGGACTGCATACTCTCCATGAGTGCATTGCAAGCTACCTGGACCACCAGAGGTACCAGTGTAGGTTGCAAGTTCTTCATCTCGCCGACTTTGCCTCGCATGCGCTGCTCAAAATCAGACATGAGGTTCGTGTCAAAGTCATCATTGTTGCTCTTCTGTAAGCGATCGTAGTCTGGGCATTGTTAGCACTCAGTTCTTGCAGTGTATGTGGTTGAACACTAACACGGTGTAGGCACCTGGCCCCCTCCAGGAAAGATGATCTTGTAGACATCATTCCATCTCTCTTCCTCGACCTCTTTGAGATCCGCCCCTGGGTTGCAttttcttgctcttgcaTGCAGTGCCTTGGACTGGCTTGCGTTGATGCCTTCCTGCTCCTGAGTGTTGCGGCTTTGAACTTCGCAAGGCGCAGACGCTCTTAAATGTTTAGAGAGCATCCGCTCTGTCTTGAAACACTGGAAACAGCGCTGACACTCGTGTTCTGGGAGTGTATGGCTTCGGAAGATGTGTTCCCTAGAGATACATTAGTTTACTCCTGGATGCTTCAGGACGAGCATCACTTACTTGACTCGGTGGACCGACTCCCACCCAGGCCCGCAGCAACTTCTTGAGTTTTCATAGCGTTCTGGGTCATGCTTGTAAAAGGGGCACGCAAATCGTGGCGCCGTCGAAGTCGTCTTGGATCGTTTCTTATCCACAGACTTCCCGTCAGCTTCGTCTGTTGATGAATCATCGAGCTCGACACAGTCAAAGGCTCGCTTCTTTGACCGGCCAGGTACGACGATCCCTTGTTGAGGCTGGTTCACCAAGTTCACTAGTGGAACTGTCTCATCCTGACACTCAGTGGGTTTTTGTCCCGGCTCCAATTCCGGGACATCCTCTTCAAAGAGAACTGTGGCTTGTCGTGGCACATCCGCTGGCACTGGGAACAGTGAATTTCCATCACCTGTGATTATTCCCAGAGCATTATCAAACCACACAGGGTTTGTGGGGTCAACAGTACTGAAAAGATCGGCCTCGTCGCCAGTGACTAGGTTGCCCAACGCTGCATCATCTGCAAAGGACACACTCAATGACGAGCCCAAATAGTGGCCATTGTTGTGGCCAGCTGTCCGTGATGTGTAATCAGAAGCACTATGTCGACGTTGATGTCTTCGACCCAAGCTTCGAAGTTTCGATCTAGCCTTGAGTAGCAACCATAGCCACCCAAGTCTTCTGATCAGAACTTTGTTGGCCTCAGTCTTAGTCGCAGGGACGAAGGTTTGCGACGAGGAGCCGTGCTGAGGCCTGGGGTATGGCCATTCACCAGCTGACGAGAAGCTTGGATGAGCACTGAAAGTGGGTTGACTGAGAAGAGCCATGTCGTAGCTTGGGTAACCATTGGTTGAGGAACTCATAGGTAAAGGCGACTCCGAGTACCCATATTGTGGACGGacattggtgttgatagcGCCGAGACCTCCTTGCACTGCCCAGGGATAATTGGCCACTGGTCTATTATGCAGACCATcctgagattgagattgggCAGTGAATTCGGGTGAAGGTGTAGGGTACGAGTACATTGAGACGATGTGTTGGTACAGGAAATCGCCTTTGTTGATCTGAGGCGAAGCTTATTTATAGAAGGTAGCTTCTTGGTGGATAAACTGATTTATATTGTTGTACGGCGCTAGCCAAGTGAAACTAGTTACgataaggtatatatatgTGTTGTATATATATCTTCTGAACTAGGTTTCAGGTTAAATGGAAATAAGATCTCGTTTAGGGAGCCGGGAATGAAGAGAGGCGAAAATGAGATCCTTGGGGGAATAAGCTCGTATTTAACTTTGGAGGCCTTTGCGCAGCTGCGCAGTTGCCTCTGGTTGGTTGCGAACCAGGAGCTGAGATGGCAGCAAGGCAACGGGACCCTCTGAAAGTGCAACTCAACAGCCCCCAAAGTCCCTTATTTCCAGGATAAGTCTTGAGTCACAAGGGTTGCGAGCGGCTCTTTAGTCTTGGCTTTTGAATCCTTCCAAGACACGGGCAGCCGAGTTTGTAGTGAGGACAGAGGTTATGAACCCCTGGCTTCAGAGACAATTGGTCAATCGATTAAAAGAGAGCTCAATGAAACCCAGACAATGGCGATAATCCGCTAAAAGAGACAAGATATTCTCAAAGAGCCTCAATGAGACAACAAGGACAGTCAACAGAGTTGAGAGACTGTCTTGGGCTGTCATGGGAATGTCCAGACTATCAAGGCTTGACTGACTGGCATGGCACAGTCAGCTTGATTGAGGCTGTGGGCTCCCTCACACTAGCAGCCGAGTTGTGCATGGCTCACCAACTTGCATGTAACAGCGCAACCCATAAAATGTGCCAATAAACCAACCAGTAAGCGGCTGAATCGATTTGCCCAAATCCATTTTGGGTATGCCTGACGCCAATTTCTATGTATGCCCTGAAAAACGCCCGACGCCTTGCATAACATCATGTACGAGCACCGTTACTCGGCCTGCGTGACTGGTTCTTTCAGTTGTTCATTCCACTCAAAGCCTGAAAACAAACGTCAGCCTGATTTGGTTGAAAATGAAAGGGTTGGGGGCTATACGTTGACGACACATGGGGCATTGCCCTCTTGATGAATCTTGCTTGATCCATTCCAATATGCAGTGCTAAACACAAACACAGTCACAGTCAGCACGTCGATATTCACGATAATAGAGATAGAGATAGGTGAACTCGAACCATGTGAAAGTTATGACCGCACTTCCCCGATACTGAGATTCATATTGCGTTAGTAGGGTCTATCTTTATCAAGATGGTCTGATGTTTACTTACACAGGCTGCAATCGTCGCCTGGGTATTTACATGTCGGACACGTCCCGTCAAAGTGGACCTGACAGATACCACAAACATCGTCTTCAGGTATATCCCAGCGCCAAGTAGCGACCGTATTCCACTTCTTGATGGTGACCTTCATGATGTtttggaggaagagaagtCACGGGATCGATCTGGTAGAGATGAGGATTTCTGGAGCTAGGATCGAGACTCAAAGTGGCCGTGCAACCTTTGAGTGAAGAAGGGTCAAGGTTTGAAGCACTAACGCAGACGCGGGGAGGCACATGAGCTCAGGTTGACAAGGTGAGAGGCCCAGACTCCAACCGAGTGGATTGGGCTGTAGTGATGGGTGGGCGCCTCCGTTTGGCGCTTCAGTGACCTCATCCGCTGAGAGCCACCCACTGAACAAGCTGTAGCCCGCTGTAGAAACCCCTCCGACTCCGTCATCGTCCACCGTTGGAAATGCCTGATGGAGGTGGTCCAAGCTCCTCACGATTTCGCCAACCTCGCCCGCACTTGCGCGAAAGGTATCATCCATCCAAAGTTGACTCGATTGGTCGTTAACCTCTCGTCATCAACCTCACTCGCCTCACGTCAAGTCCACCAGACAACTTTGCAGTACTCTCCCGCCGACGAATGAGGACGCAGACGGACAGTTAAGCCTTTTGCTAACTGTCTTTTCCTACAGTGTCTGGCCTGCGAATTTATATTTCGTTTGGCTCTGACTCTTATCAATCGCTCAGGAACTTGCCCTACATCAAGTCACTGAGTCCGACGAACTCCCACCACCTCTTCATATCCTAAACACAACATCTATACGATGGCGTCTATCGCATTCTGCCGCTCAGCAAGAGCTGGCATTCCTCAATGGGGCTCCAAGGTTTTCCGACCTTCCCTGCTCACCCGCCGAAACTTCTCATCCTATCTCGTTACCCCGAAAGAGCTTCACGAAGCCCTCAAGAAGAACCCTCCGTCACCGATCAGCACCGATCCTCGAGTCATTCCTCTCTGCGCATCATGGTTTCTCCCCAACGATGACCGATCCGGTATCCAAACGTTTCGCGAACAGAGAATTCCCAAGGCCCGGTTCTTTGACCTAGATAAGGTCATTGACAAGCGCAGTCCCTATCCTCACATGCTTCCTAACCCCAAAGGCTTCGCTGCTGCCATGAGCGAGTTGGGTATCCGAAAAGAGGACATTGTGGTGGTGTACGACAGCAAGGAGCTTGGTATTTTCAGCGCACCGCGTGTGGGCTGGACCATGAAGGTTTTCGGCCATGACAAGGTTCACGTACTAAACAACTTCAAGCTGTGGGTGGATCAGGGTCTGCCTACCGAGTCGGGGGAACTCTACAGTATCGAGTGTTATCCTTACCAGATCCccgagatggaagagaatCGAGTTGCAAGCTTCCAGCAGGTCAAGGAAATCGCACAGGACCACAACAAGGAGGGCGCTGAGGGCGTTCAGATTCTTGATGCCCGACCCTATGGACGTTTCACTGGTGAAGCCCCTGAGCCCCGCGAGGGTCTTTCCTCTGGTCACATTCCTGGATCTATCAACATCCCCTTCAGCTCTGTTCTGGACCCTGAAACCAAGGCTTTCCTCCCTAAGGATCAACTGAAGAAGCTGTTTGCGGAGAAGGGTGTTGACCCTCAAAAACCTATCATTTCAAGTTGTGGTACTGGTGTGACTGCCTGTGTTATTGATACTGCACTTGAAGAGGCTGGCGTTGGTTCCCCTGACTCCAGGAGGGTCTACGATGGCAGTTGGACGTAAGTGCCTCATTTGAAAAGTTCATGATATGGACTATGCTAATATGTAACAGTGAGTGGGCTCAACGGGTGCAACCTTCAGAAAACTTGATTGTCAAGACAACGAAGGAGTAATGTGACTTGGTGTCTGGTCTAAAAGACGGCGAATACCAAGTAGTCGAGCTGCGATACCCTCATTAATGATGGCCTGTGGTGAACAGGCGTGTACGAAGAAGAGCATGGATTCCCAATTCCCCTCCGTGGTTTAGTTCTGTGTCTGGTTCAGGTGTCCATTGAAGGACGAGAAAAATGGCTCATGGTTGTCCTCTAGCATTCCCACACTTTTGCATTATTTTTCAGTATATATATGTGTGTATACGTGAAGCAATTGACTGATGGAATTGTCAATAttgagtctgagtctgagtctgagtctcTAAAGTTGCAGTATCGGACCGGGATGTTGTAATTTGCCGATCAGTCATGATGGGCGGGGTGGCTTGTCCACACCGAGAATTGGACCATCCTAGTTTCGGTGAGGATCAAGGTGAGGTCCACCCCCACTACTCTCACCTCGAATGCGGCCTAACAATTAAGGCTCCATCTTTCATTAGGGCTCGCTAACGTGAACCTCCAAAAATTGTGTGCGCTATCCACCCCACCTGGGCCAAAAAGTTCCAGTatcgccaacaccaacagcagcatcttGCTCTTGCGCAGACCACATCTTGCCTCCCACCCCCTCCAGCGCAAAACAACAAAAATCCTTCACAATGGCTGATCGTGGAGCTTCTCGCGGCGGTGGTTTCGGATCCCGAGGCGGTGATCGCGGCCGAGGACGTGGACGTGGCCGTGGTCGTGGTCGCGGCAAGaacgaggagaaggagtGGCAGCCCGTCACCAAGCTCGGTCGATTGGTCAAGGCCGGCAAGATCAACAGCATGGAGGAGATCTACCTTCACTCTCTGCCCATCAAGGAGTACCAGATTGTCGACAACTTCCTgcccaagctcaaggatgaggtCATGAAGGTGCGAAACACAGTTCCCTGAATCTATCACACGAGGAAGCCCTAGAACGAAGCGGAAATACAAAAtcgaagaaggagaaaaaaaaatacgCAATTGGAAGGGGAAAAACGGCTTGCTAACTCGTCATTCACAAACACAGATCAAGCCCGTCCAGAAGCAGACCCGTGCCGGTCAGCGAACCCGATTCAAGGCCATTGTCATCATTGGTGACTCCGAGGGCCACGTCGGTCTCGGTATCAAGACCTCCAAGGAGGTTGCTACCGCCATCCGTGCTGCTATCATCATTGCCAAGCTCAGCGTCATCCCCGTGCGACGAGGTTACTGGGGTACCAACCTTGGTCAGCCTCACTCCCTGCCCTGCAAGGAGTCTGGCAAGTGCGGTTCCGTCACCGTCCGTGTACGTACACCAACAAAGAAGCGAATATCCtcgaaaaaaaaaaagaacgTAAAAAACTGACAGTTTTATAGCTCATCCCCGCTCCCCGTGGTACTGGCCTCGTTGCCTCTCCCGCTGTTAAGCGATTCCTCCAGCTTGCCGGTGTCGAGGACGCCTACACCTCCTCCGCCGGTTCCACAAAGACCCTCGAGAACACCCTCAAGGCTACCTTTGTGGCCGTCTCCAACACTTACGGCTTCCTTACCCCCAACCTCTGGAAGGAgaccaagctcatcaagagtCCCCTGGACGAGTACGCCGACACACTGCGGGAGGGTAAGCGATACTAGAGCTAGAGCGGGAAAGTTTTATGCTGGGAGCTGGAAACTGGTGCCGCGGAGTCACGATTCCTTGTGTTTCATTGCATAGGTTGGCCGGTTAGGACACGTCGGATCTGAGGCTATGAGAAATAATGGCTTAAGGTCTGAATGAAAAAGAAATTTCATCCTTCATGATTGCTTTTTTTGCAAAACAAACATCGGTCCCT contains these protein-coding regions:
- a CDS encoding 40S ribosomal protein S2 — encoded protein: MADRGASRGGGFGSRGGDRGRGRGRGRGRGRGKNEEKEWQPVTKLGRLVKAGKINSMEEIYLHSLPIKEYQIVDNFLPKLKDEVMKIKPVQKQTRAGQRTRFKAIVIIGDSEGHVGLGIKTSKEVATAIRAAIIIAKLSVIPVRRGYWGTNLGQPHSLPCKESGKCGSVTVRLIPAPRGTGLVASPAVKRFLQLAGVEDAYTSSAGSTKTLENTLKATFVAVSNTYGFLTPNLWKETKLIKSPLDEYADTLREGKRY
- a CDS encoding CAMK/CAMKL/CHK1 protein kinase — protein: MNQSQLDPLPTDLPFRIVSKTVGRGAYASIKKAIPLDAPTPVFAVKLIHKGYAVKHGRISTKQLAMEVSLHSHIGQHPNIIEWFASGEDDIWRWIAMEYAEGGDLFDKIEADVGVREDIAQVYFVQLISGVSFMHSKGVAHRDLKPENILLSQDGSLKLADFGMATMFEYKGQRKLSSTLCGSPPYIAPEILACGRADKKLPNAAKYSPDLVDVWSCGVILFVLLVGNTPWDEPSQGSWEFQEYVRTSGRSTDALWGRVPAEALSLLRGMMSIDSSKRFNFTQVRQHPWYTRHNALLNSDGRVTDPINLATQMLENLRIDFNHHPTSQPSSSDNMDIDTGLNVGKFSSTQPETPIADKDWDWERPPLRSMASPASSLPHTHDASRAMLDTLADEPSMSQFSQTPGPSMTLTQQARRFRDICPPESLTRFFSAVPPAHIIQMINDALHHLNVPTTHISPNPHGNPVAKIKVKALDGRQQSLHGEIQVDRQPLPDGTEVLDIRFVKVKGDPLEWRRFFKKVVVLCKDGVYVPES
- a CDS encoding CAMK/CAMKL/CHK1 protein kinase, with amino-acid sequence MSQLDPLPTDLPFRIVSKTVGRGAYASIKKAIPLDAPTPVFAVKLIHKGYAVKHGRISTKQLAMEVSLHSHIGQHPNIIEWFASGEDDIWRWIAMEYAEGGDLFDKIEADVGVREDIAQVYFVQLISGVSFMHSKGVAHRDLKPENILLSQDGSLKLADFGMATMFEYKGQRKLSSTLCGSPPYIAPEILACGRADKKLPNAAKYSPDLVDVWSCGVILFVLLVGNTPWDEPSQGSWEFQEYVRTSGRSTDALWGRVPAEALSLLRGMMSIDSSKRFNFTQVRQHPWYTRHNALLNSDGRVTDPINLATQMLENLRIDFNHHPTSQPSSSDNMDIDTGLNVGKFSSTQPETPIADKDWDWERPPLRSMASPASSLPHTHDASRAMLDTLADEPSMSQFSQTPGPSMTLTQQARRFRDICPPESLTRFFSAVPPAHIIQMINDALHHLNVPTTHISPNPHGNPVAKIKVKALDGRQQSLHGEIQVDRQPLPDGTEVLDIRFVKVKGDPLEWRRFFKKVVVLCKDGVYVPES
- a CDS encoding ubiquitin-conjugating enzyme E2 C, with the protein product MEYNMEDSQNSAPGSVQAAKLNSGHKGPDSQSTTKRLQTELMQLMTSPAPGVSAFPGADGNLLSWTATIEGPDDTPYAGLTFKLSFAFPSNYPYAAPTVLFKTPIYHPNVDFSGRICLDILKDKWTAAYNIQTVLLSLQSLLGEPNNASPLNGEAAELWDKDTEEFKKKVLARHRDVEDE
- a CDS encoding anaphase-promoting complex subunit 11, which produces MKVTIKKWNTVATWRWDIPEDDVCGICQVHFDGTCPTCKYPGDDCSLLSGKCGHNFHMVRVHLSLSLLS